One genomic window of Fusarium verticillioides 7600 chromosome 2, whole genome shotgun sequence includes the following:
- a CDS encoding NADH dehydrogenase (ubiquinone) 1 beta subcomplex 8: MLPQRIVRASALRSTMTAARRLPTIQRRTFLPDQYTDKKVIDQKYPEPPSLSEAEDPGMNGGYINPPRIKRQFRDPHAGWWDPQERRNFGEPIHEDNDVLGIFSPWEYTWTTAGPGAVMVGTFIAVFLSVTGVVYLNYPDRPAYPREFEGGLERELGGPGATRARMEGDEEP, encoded by the exons ATGCTCCCTCAACGAATTGTGCGGGCCTCGGCCCTGCGCAGCACCATGACAGCTGCTCGACGACTTCCCACGATCCAACGCAGAACCTTCCTCCCCGATCAGTATACCGACAAGAAGGTCATTGACCAGAAGTACCCCGAGCCTCCCAGCTTGAGCGAGGCCGAGGACCCTGGAATG AACGGCGGCTACATCAACCCTCCCCGAATCAAGCGACAGTTCCGTGACCCTCATGCGGGCTGGTGGGATCCTCAGGAGCGACGAAACTTTGGTGAACCCATTCACGAGGATAACGATGTTCTTGGAATCTTTTCTCCCTGGGAGTACACCTGGACTACCGCTGGTCCTGGTGCCGTCATGGTCGGAACCTTTATCGCCGTTTTCCTGAGCGTTACCGGAGTTGTCTACCTCAACTATCCCGATCGACCTGCTTATCCCCGAGAGTTTGAGGGTGGTCTGGAACGAGAGCTTGGTGGCCCTGGAGCTACAAGG GCTCGCATGGAGGGTGATGAGGAACCTTGA